Proteins co-encoded in one Cynocephalus volans isolate mCynVol1 chromosome 11, mCynVol1.pri, whole genome shotgun sequence genomic window:
- the NCK1 gene encoding SH2/SH3 adapter protein NCK1, with amino-acid sequence MAEEVVVVAKFDYVAQQEQELDIKKNERLWLLDDSKSWWRVRNSMNKTGFVPSNYVERKNSARKASIVKNLKDTLGIGKVKRKPSVPDSASPADDSFVDPGERLYDLNMPAYVKFNYMAEREDELSLIKGTKVIVMEKCSDGWWRGSYNGQIGWFPSNYVTEEGDSPLGDHVGSLSEKLAAVVNNLNTGQVLHVVQALYPFSSSNDEELNFEKGDVMDVIEKPENDPEWWKCRKINGMVGLVPKNYVTIMQNNPLTSGLEPSPPQCDYIRPSLTGKFAGNPWYYGKVTRHQAEMALNERGHEGDFLIRDSESSPNDFSVSLKAQGKNKHFKVQLKETVYCIGQRKFSTMEELVEHYKKAPIFTSEQGEKLYLVKHLS; translated from the exons ATGGCAGAAGAAGTGGTGGTAGTAGCTAAATTTGATTATGTGGCCCAACAAGAACAAGAGCTGgacatcaaaaagaatgaaagattgTGGCTTCTGGATGACTCTAAGTCCTGGTGGCGAGTTCGAAATTCCATGAATAAAACGGGTTTTGTGCCTTCTAACTACGTGGAAAGGAAAAATAGTGCTCGGAAAGCATCTATTGTAAAAAACCTAAAGGATACCCTAG GCAttggaaaagtgaaaagaaaacctagtGTGCCAGATTCTGCATCTCCTGCTGATGATAGCTTTGTTGACCCAGGGGAACGTCTCTATGACCTCAACATGCCTGCTTATGTGAAATTTAACTACATGGCTGAGAGAGAAGATGAATTATCGTTGATAAAAGGGACGAAGGTGATCGTCATGGAGAAATGCAGTGATGGTTGGTGGCGGGGTAGCTACAATGgacagattggatggttcccttCAAACTATGTAACTGAAGAAGGTGACAGTCCTTTGGGAGACCATGTAGGTTCTCTATCAGAGAAATTAGCAGCAGTTGTCAATAACCTAAATACTGGGCAAGTGTTACATGTGGTACAGGCTCTTTACCCATTCAGCTCATCCAATGATGAAGAACTTAATTTTGAGAAAGGAGATGTAATGGATGTTATTGAAAAACCTGAAAATGACCCAGAGTGGTGGAAATGCAGGAAGATCAATGGAATGGTTGGACTGGTGCCAAAAAACTATGTTACTATTATGCAGAATAATCCATTAACCTCAGGTTTGGAACCATCACCTCCACAGTGTGATTACATTAGGCCTTCGCTCACTGGAAagtttgctggcaatccttggtatTATGGCAAAGTCACCAGGCATCAAGCAGAAATGGCATTAAATGAAAGAGGGCATGAAGGGGATTTCCTCATTCGCGATAGTGAATCTTCG ccaAATGATTTCTCGGTATCGCTGAAAGCACAAGGGAAAAACAAGCATTTTAAAGTCCAGCTAAAAGAGACTGTCTACTGCATTGGGCAGCGTAAATTCAGCACCATGGAAGAACTTGTAGAACATTACAAAAAGGCACCAATTTTTACAAGTGAACAAGGAGAAAAGTTATATCTTGTCAAGCATTTATCATGA